The following proteins come from a genomic window of Hydractinia symbiolongicarpus strain clone_291-10 chromosome 2, HSymV2.1, whole genome shotgun sequence:
- the LOC130630096 gene encoding uncharacterized protein LOC130630096: MYTKTKQTIILIIVALYMIVFIMLLQHAITDHKVQNIGATIKENHKLLPNDLSIERICRKIYGKIAIVSAVTAGNYVRDTVNNAVQSVRCYAKLKRYDLLLIQEEKDGTYTGLNGWTIPKQCLQKDVGLAKKRHCFVAQLLYYYDYIVHLDADTGVVNARHCFEEYITPGIDVFLLERIHSGEIQSGNYIVKNSTYARNFLMDSYRRMVDPKKVENAELVFEFHSRVLIKQV; this comes from the coding sequence ATGTACACAAAAACGAAACAAACAATAATCTTAATAATAGTGGCGTTGTACAtgattgtttttattatgttgCTACAACACGCCATAACCGATCACAAAGTACAAAACATCGGTGCAACTATCAAAGAAAATCACAAACTACTACCAAATGATTTATCTATAGAAAGAATTTGTCGGAAAATTTACGGCAAAATAGCCATCGTGTCGGCTGTAACTGCTGGTAACTACGTCAGAGATACCGTCAATAATGCAGTACAATCAGTCAGGTGTTACGCTAAGTTGAAACGCTATGATTTGCTTCTAATCCAAGAAGAAAAGGATGGTACTTATACAGGGTTGAATGGGTGGACGATTCCCAAACAATGTCTTCAAAAAGATGTCGGTCTAGCAAAGAAACGACATTGTTTTGTTGCTCAGTTACTCTATTATTACGATTATATTGTTCATTTGGACGCAGATACTGGTGTTGTGAACGCTCGGCATTGTTTTGAAGAGTACATCACACCTGGAATTGATGTATTTCTTTTAGAAAGGATCCACTCGGGTGAAATACAATCTGGAAATTATATAGTGAAAAATTCCACATACGCTCGAAATTTCTTGATGGATTCCTATAGGCGCATGGTTGATCCAAAAAAGGTCGAAAACGCCGAGTTAGTATTCGAGTTTCATTCTCGTGTTTTAATAAAGCAGGTATAA